In Bos indicus isolate NIAB-ARS_2022 breed Sahiwal x Tharparkar chromosome 10, NIAB-ARS_B.indTharparkar_mat_pri_1.0, whole genome shotgun sequence, the DNA window ACTGCAGGACTCCCTCGAACAGGTTCCGCTGCCTTAAGGATGACAGTCCTAGGGCACCCTCGAAGTTGGAGCTGCCGGTGGTGGccgctcctgctgctgctgctgctcacagGCCGTGAGCCGGGGGTGGAAGGTGTGACACACTACAAGGCCGGCGACCCCGTCATTCTGTATGTCAACAAAGTGGGACCTTACCATAATCCTCAGGAGACTTACCACTACTATCAGCTTCCAGTCTGTTGCCCTGAGAAGATACGCCACAAAAGCCTCAGCCTGGGCGAAGTGCTGGATGGGGACCGAATGGCAGAGTCTCTGTACGAGATCCGCTTTCGGGAGAATGTGGAGAAGAGAGTTCTGTGCCACATGCAGCTCAGTTCCGCACAGGTCAGCCTCTCCACAGTGACTGGGACTCAGCCCACCCTCCCAGGACCTTGAGTTTATGGTTTTCAAAGCACCTTTATGGAAATGATCTGATTTGATTCTAACTACAACTTTATGTGACAGGCAGGACAGTTGGTTGATACAGAAACATCCTTGCTCAGAAGTAACTTTTTTCGAGACTACATAGATGGTGGATTGCAGAGTTGATATGAGAGCCCAGGGCTCCTGACTCGAAGCTTCTCTGTTGATCATAAGGTCCCAACTCCTACGTAgtcatttttttccattcctaCCTCTCAGCTATGTTAACTGGCTCCTTTACACTCTGTTTTGCCTGTCATGCTGTTTTCTTCAGCGATTCCTATCTTAGGGCATTTTCCCTTGGTCTACTCTAGGCCTTCCtacaccttctccctctccttctaaGGCCTTCATCCTGACAAATGATACTTGTTCATTTAGGAGAATCACAACATACTAGGGTCTGATCCCGTGGCTCTCAGCAGAGGGTTTTTGTCTCTcaagggacatttggcaatgtctggagatatttttgattGTCGGGATTGGGGGCTGCTGCTGACATTTAGTGAGAAGCCAGGGATGGAGCATCTTACAATGCGTAGCCCCCCAACAACAAAGAATCATCTAGCCCAAAATGTCATTAGTGCTGAGGCTGAAATCCTGCTCTAATCCATTGCTTGGGGAGGCCTTGTCTGACTCCTGACTTGCTCTCTGTAGGTGGAACAGCTACGCCAGGCCATTGAGGAACTATATTACTTTGAATTTGTGGTGGACGACTTGCCAATCCGTGGCTTTGTGGGCTACATGGAGGAGAGTGGCTTCCTGCCTCACAGCCACAAGATAGGACTCTGGACCCATTTGGACTTCCATCTAGAATTCCATGGAGATCGAATTATATTTGCCAATGTCTCAGTGCGGGACGTCAAGCCCCACAGTTTAGATGGGCTACGGCCTGATGAGTTTCTAGGCCTCACCCACACCTACAGTGTGCGCTGGTCTGAGACATCAGTTGAGCGTCGGAGTGACAGGCGccgtggtgatgatggtggtttcTTTCCCCGAACACTGGAAATCCATTGgttgtccatcatcaattccatGGTGCTTGTGTTTTTACTGGTGGGTTTTGTGGCTGTTATTCTCATGCGTGTGCTTCGAAATGACCTGGCTCGGTACAACTTAGATGAAGAGACAACCTCTGCAGGTTCTGGTGATGACTTTGACCAAAGTGACAATGGCTGGAAAATTATCCATACAGATGTCTTCCGCTTCCCTCCATACCGTGGtctgctctgtgctgtgcttggtgtGGGTGCCCAGTTCCTGGCCCTTGGCACTGGTGAGGTGATAACAGTTAATCAGGGATTTCTTTCAAGGGGTAGCACTAAGTAGGTGGTTTGTTCAGAAAAAAGATCAGATCTTTTCTGTTCAAGTTGAGGGGCAGACCTAAGGGGTGGGATGGCTCTAGCGAGGATGCATATATTCTGTTGTGGGTTTTCTGGACAACAGAACTGGGGGATATTGGAAGCCCTGGGTCTGGGAGAAAGGGGGCTGGCTGATCCCTCTGAAGTGGGATAAATGAGATCTAACACAGGCTTTCCACTACCACCCTGCAGGCATTATTGTCATGGCGCTGTTG includes these proteins:
- the TM9SF1 gene encoding transmembrane 9 superfamily member 1; translated protein: MTVLGHPRSWSCRWWPLLLLLLLTGREPGVEGVTHYKAGDPVILYVNKVGPYHNPQETYHYYQLPVCCPEKIRHKSLSLGEVLDGDRMAESLYEIRFRENVEKRVLCHMQLSSAQVEQLRQAIEELYYFEFVVDDLPIRGFVGYMEESGFLPHSHKIGLWTHLDFHLEFHGDRIIFANVSVRDVKPHSLDGLRPDEFLGLTHTYSVRWSETSVERRSDRRRGDDGGFFPRTLEIHWLSIINSMVLVFLLVGFVAVILMRVLRNDLARYNLDEETTSAGSGDDFDQSDNGWKIIHTDVFRFPPYRGLLCAVLGVGAQFLALGTGIIVMALLGMFNVHRHGAINSAAILLYALTCCISGYVSSHFYRQIGGERWVWNIILTTSLFSVPFFLTWSVVNSVHWANGSTQALPATTILLLLTVWLLVGFPLTVIGGIFGKNNASPFDAPCRTKNIAREIPPQPWYKSTLVHMTVGGFLPFSAISVELYYIFATVWGREQYTLYGILFFVFAILLSVGACISIALTYFQLSGEDYRWWWRSVLSVGSTGLFIFLYSVFYYARRSNMSGTVQTVEFFGYSLLTGYVFFLMLGTISFFSSLKFIRYIYVNLKMD